A DNA window from Streptomyces canus contains the following coding sequences:
- a CDS encoding RNA polymerase sigma-70 factor: MATDTETDVFEEHRPVLMGVAYRMLGRVADAEDLVQEAWLRWSAADRSEVREPRAYLVRVTTRLAIDRLRQVKARGETYVGPWLPEPYVTDFGDTVPDTAEQAVLADSVSLAVLVVMESLSPLERAVFVLREAFGYPYADIAAMLDRGEPAVRQLAGRARRHVEERRPRYEVDPVRRRDLTERFLAAAGGGDLEGLMSLLAPDVRLVGDSGGKSKAPLRVLESADHVGRFLVGVAGKGVPDITWRFLELNGGPAVLFLSGGKPDSVFQLDILDGLIQSVYVIRNPDKLRALPAA, encoded by the coding sequence GTGGCCACTGACACCGAGACCGATGTCTTCGAAGAACACCGCCCCGTCCTCATGGGCGTCGCCTACCGCATGCTCGGGCGCGTCGCCGACGCCGAGGACTTGGTGCAGGAAGCCTGGCTGCGCTGGTCGGCGGCCGACCGGAGCGAGGTGCGCGAACCGCGCGCCTATCTGGTCCGCGTCACCACCCGGCTGGCGATCGACCGGCTGCGCCAGGTCAAGGCGCGCGGTGAGACGTACGTCGGCCCCTGGCTGCCCGAGCCGTACGTGACCGACTTCGGGGACACCGTGCCCGACACCGCCGAGCAGGCCGTCCTCGCCGACTCGGTTTCCCTCGCGGTCCTGGTCGTCATGGAGTCGCTGTCACCGCTGGAGCGGGCGGTGTTCGTCCTCAGGGAGGCCTTCGGCTACCCGTACGCCGACATCGCCGCCATGCTCGACCGCGGCGAACCGGCCGTACGGCAGCTCGCGGGGCGGGCCCGCAGGCACGTCGAGGAACGACGGCCGCGGTACGAGGTCGACCCGGTCCGGCGCCGCGATCTGACGGAGCGTTTCCTCGCCGCTGCGGGCGGAGGCGACCTGGAGGGGCTGATGTCGCTGCTCGCCCCGGACGTCCGGCTCGTCGGGGACAGCGGCGGCAAGAGCAAGGCGCCGCTGCGGGTCCTGGAGTCGGCCGACCACGTGGGCCGTTTCCTCGTCGGCGTCGCCGGAAAGGGCGTCCCGGACATCACGTGGCGCTTCCTGGAGCTCAACGGCGGACCGGCGGTGCTCTTCCTGTCGGGCGGAAAGCCCGACTCCGTCTTCCAGCTGGACATCCTGGACGGCCTCATCCAGTCCGTCTACGTCATCCGCAACCCCGACAAGCTGCGCGCCCTGCCGGCTGCCTGA
- a CDS encoding hemolysin family protein gives MTEVLLLLVAILLSLACGAFVAAEFSLTTVERGQLERAAERGERGASGALKAVRHLTFQLSGAQLGITVTNLVVGMLAEPSIAALIAGPLESLGVSPSTSRSLALVLGTALSTVFLMVVGELVPKNWAISSPLAMAKRVGTAQSWFSAAFRPFITHLNNMANRVVRRFGLEPAEELASARGPQELAALARHSARAGALEADTAELFVRTLNLADLTAENVMTPRVQVIALDVQATCEDVANATRATGLSRFPVYRGGLDSVVGIAHIKDVLAVPAELRPRASVAELLREPLLVPESLTVDRLLDRLSGKRTMAVVIDEYGGTAGVATLEDIVEEVVGEVRDEHDPHETSDLAPAGTDEEGRELFRADGSARMDQLARVGLRAPEGPYETLAGLLATELGRIPAVGDSVEVADWRLDVVDAQGRRASRVLLHAPLTGEATES, from the coding sequence ATGACCGAAGTGCTCCTCCTGCTGGTGGCGATCCTGCTCTCGCTGGCCTGCGGTGCCTTCGTGGCGGCGGAGTTCTCGCTGACCACGGTGGAGCGCGGGCAACTGGAGCGGGCGGCGGAGCGCGGCGAGCGGGGGGCGTCCGGCGCCCTGAAGGCCGTACGGCATCTGACCTTCCAGCTGTCCGGGGCGCAACTCGGGATCACCGTCACCAACCTGGTCGTCGGCATGCTCGCCGAACCGTCGATCGCGGCACTGATCGCGGGGCCGCTGGAGTCGCTCGGGGTCTCGCCGTCCACCTCCCGGTCGCTGGCGCTGGTGCTGGGCACCGCGCTGTCGACGGTCTTCCTGATGGTGGTCGGCGAGCTGGTGCCCAAGAACTGGGCGATCTCCTCGCCGTTGGCCATGGCCAAGCGGGTGGGCACCGCGCAGAGCTGGTTCAGCGCGGCCTTCCGCCCCTTCATCACGCACCTCAACAACATGGCCAACCGGGTGGTGCGCCGCTTCGGACTCGAACCCGCCGAGGAGCTGGCCTCGGCGCGCGGGCCGCAGGAGCTGGCCGCGCTGGCCCGGCACTCCGCACGGGCGGGCGCGCTGGAGGCGGACACCGCCGAGCTGTTCGTGCGGACGCTCAATCTCGCCGACCTGACCGCGGAGAACGTGATGACCCCGCGGGTACAGGTGATCGCCCTGGACGTCCAGGCGACCTGCGAGGACGTGGCGAACGCGACGCGCGCGACCGGCCTGTCCCGGTTCCCCGTCTACCGCGGCGGCCTCGACTCGGTCGTCGGCATCGCGCACATCAAGGACGTCCTGGCGGTACCGGCCGAACTCCGGCCCCGCGCCTCGGTCGCCGAGCTGCTGCGCGAGCCGCTGCTGGTGCCCGAGTCGCTCACCGTGGACCGGCTCCTGGACCGGCTGTCCGGCAAGCGCACGATGGCGGTCGTCATCGACGAGTACGGCGGCACGGCGGGCGTGGCCACGCTGGAGGACATCGTCGAGGAGGTCGTCGGCGAGGTACGGGACGAGCACGATCCCCACGAGACGTCCGACCTGGCCCCCGCGGGCACCGACGAGGAGGGCAGGGAGCTCTTCCGGGCCGACGGTTCGGCACGCATGGACCAGCTCGCGCGCGTCGGCCTGCGGGCGCCCGAGGGGCCGTACGAGACGCTGGCCGGGCTGCTGGCGACGGAGCTCGGCCGGATTCCGGCCGTCGGCGACTCGGTGGAGGTCGCCGACTGGCGGCTCGACGTGGTGGACGCCCAGGGCCGCCGGGCCTCGCGGGTACTGCTGCACGCGCCCCTGACCGGGGAGGCGACCGAGTCATGA
- a CDS encoding ABC transporter permease, with the protein MSSSPVPRSFAPVLRSEWLKIRTLRSLLGALSALFAATTAFSAIAGVSETSDPAFDPLFMALSGVAPGQIAAISFGAMAVSSEFHGGGLRLSLAAVPRRGRWFAAKLLAIGVPTLAVGLVTAFAALVVARAGLGDAASGLSTGEQTRGVVGCAVYLTLMALFAAGVAALLRSGVGALSLIIPFILVVSFVIGDAAGGSVADFLPDRAGQAVLYETPDRTLGPWAGLGVTTLWTAAAVAAGAWSLRRRDA; encoded by the coding sequence ATGTCGTCCTCACCCGTCCCCCGCTCCTTCGCCCCGGTCCTCCGCTCCGAGTGGCTGAAGATCCGTACGCTGCGCTCGCTCCTCGGCGCGCTGTCGGCCCTGTTCGCGGCGACCACCGCGTTCTCCGCGATCGCCGGAGTCTCCGAGACCTCGGACCCCGCATTCGATCCGCTGTTCATGGCGCTGTCCGGGGTCGCGCCGGGCCAGATCGCGGCCATCTCCTTCGGAGCCATGGCGGTGTCGTCGGAGTTCCACGGGGGTGGACTCCGGCTCTCGCTGGCCGCGGTGCCGCGGCGGGGGCGGTGGTTCGCGGCGAAACTGCTCGCGATCGGCGTGCCGACGCTGGCCGTCGGGCTGGTCACCGCGTTCGCGGCGCTCGTCGTGGCACGGGCCGGGCTCGGGGACGCGGCGAGCGGCCTCTCCACGGGAGAGCAGACGCGCGGTGTCGTCGGCTGTGCGGTCTACCTCACGCTGATGGCCTTGTTCGCGGCGGGAGTTGCGGCCCTGTTGCGCAGTGGTGTGGGCGCGCTCTCCCTGATCATCCCGTTCATTCTCGTCGTCTCGTTCGTGATCGGAGACGCGGCTGGGGGAAGTGTCGCCGACTTCCTGCCCGACAGGGCCGGACAGGCCGTCCTGTACGAGACCCCCGACCGGACTCTCGGACCATGGGCCGGACTCGGCGTGACCACGCTGTGGACGGCGGCCGCCGTCGCGGCGGGCGCGTGGAGCCTGCGTCGCCGGGACGCCTGA
- a CDS encoding SGNH/GDSL hydrolase family protein: MQTHPTYSSLVAVGDSFTEGMSDLLPDGSYRGWADLLAGRMAAVTPGFRYANLAVRGKLIQQIVDEQVDVAAAMQTDVITLVGGLNDTLRPKCDMVRVRDLLTEAVERLAPSCKQLVLMRSPGRQGPVLERFRPRMEELFTVVDELAARHGAVVVDLYGAPSLSDPRLWDVDRLHLTAEGHRRVAEAVWQTLGYDPEDTEWRTPIPATVPPRWVARRVADARFARQHLLPWIGRRLTGRSSGDGLPPKRPDLRPYEP; the protein is encoded by the coding sequence ATGCAGACTCATCCCACTTACTCCAGCCTGGTCGCGGTCGGCGACTCCTTCACCGAGGGCATGTCGGACCTGCTGCCGGACGGCTCCTACCGGGGCTGGGCCGACCTTCTCGCCGGCCGGATGGCCGCCGTGACACCCGGCTTCCGGTACGCCAACCTCGCGGTGCGCGGCAAGCTGATCCAGCAGATCGTCGACGAGCAGGTCGACGTGGCGGCGGCGATGCAGACGGATGTGATCACACTTGTGGGCGGGCTCAACGACACCCTGCGGCCCAAGTGCGACATGGTCCGGGTCCGCGACCTGCTGACGGAGGCCGTGGAGCGGCTGGCCCCGTCCTGCAAGCAACTGGTGCTGATGCGCAGCCCCGGCCGTCAGGGCCCGGTCCTTGAGCGATTCCGGCCCCGCATGGAGGAACTGTTCACGGTCGTCGACGAGCTCGCCGCTCGGCACGGCGCGGTGGTCGTCGACCTGTACGGCGCCCCCTCGCTCTCCGACCCGCGCCTGTGGGACGTGGACCGCCTGCATCTGACGGCCGAGGGCCACCGCCGCGTCGCCGAGGCCGTGTGGCAGACCCTCGGCTACGACCCCGAGGACACGGAGTGGCGTACGCCGATCCCGGCGACGGTCCCACCGAGGTGGGTCGCGCGGCGCGTCGCGGACGCCCGCTTCGCCCGGCAACACCTGCTGCCGTGGATCGGCCGGCGGCTGACGGGGCGGTCGTCGGGTGACGGCCTGCCGCCGAAGCGGCCCGACCTGCGGCCTTACGAGCCCTAG
- a CDS encoding sensor histidine kinase, translating into MVRLLRPFGRAVTYTRWLHLFIAVVWPAMWIFVEEAWWTWLVAAVTLAPAGLVPAMRTVEGLQARLLLTGHRHNSESIDIVVAPSASWSDRGRLVVWLEARLLLGYATAMLSMQLLISSVDLVASAFGRDIDEGVLILLDGHRWWHVLLAPLSLAALAATVVGSGRLITALALRLLGPSPAERLAAMEERTERLLERTRIARELHDSIGHALTVAVVQAGAARTAGDPAFTDRALDAIEETGRAALEDLERVLGILRESDRPVSSRPTLTDADRLLESARASGAKVDAELTGPVDTVPGPVSREGYRILQESLTNVLRHAGAVPVRIRIEVTDEALALEVRNPLTADIPGPGRGSGLRGIRERAALLGGRAHTGPDRGDWQVHAELPLR; encoded by the coding sequence ATGGTCCGCTTGCTGCGCCCGTTCGGTCGGGCGGTGACGTACACACGATGGCTGCATCTGTTCATCGCCGTCGTGTGGCCGGCCATGTGGATCTTCGTCGAGGAAGCCTGGTGGACCTGGCTGGTGGCGGCCGTGACGCTCGCGCCCGCGGGGCTGGTACCCGCGATGCGCACCGTGGAGGGGCTCCAGGCGAGGCTGCTGCTGACGGGGCACCGGCACAACAGCGAGAGCATCGACATCGTCGTCGCGCCGTCGGCGTCCTGGAGCGACCGGGGACGGCTCGTCGTGTGGCTGGAGGCGCGTCTGCTGCTCGGCTACGCGACGGCGATGCTCAGCATGCAACTGCTGATCAGCTCGGTGGACCTGGTGGCGTCGGCCTTCGGCCGTGACATCGACGAGGGCGTGCTGATCCTCCTCGACGGCCACCGGTGGTGGCACGTCCTGCTCGCGCCCCTGTCGCTGGCCGCGCTGGCGGCGACGGTGGTCGGCTCCGGCCGTCTGATCACCGCGCTCGCGCTCCGGCTGCTCGGCCCCTCCCCCGCCGAGCGCCTGGCCGCCATGGAGGAGCGCACCGAGCGGCTCCTGGAGCGCACCCGTATCGCGCGCGAGCTGCACGACTCCATCGGGCACGCCCTGACGGTCGCCGTCGTCCAGGCGGGTGCCGCGCGGACGGCCGGCGATCCGGCCTTCACGGACCGTGCCCTGGACGCCATCGAGGAGACGGGCCGGGCCGCGCTGGAGGACCTGGAGCGTGTCCTCGGCATCCTGCGGGAGTCCGACCGGCCGGTGAGCAGCCGCCCGACGCTGACGGACGCCGACCGGCTCCTGGAGTCCGCGCGCGCGTCCGGCGCCAAGGTGGACGCCGAACTGACCGGGCCGGTGGACACCGTGCCCGGGCCGGTCTCCCGCGAGGGCTACCGGATCCTCCAGGAGTCGCTGACCAATGTGCTGCGGCACGCGGGGGCCGTCCCGGTCCGGATCCGTATCGAGGTCACGGACGAGGCCCTCGCCCTGGAGGTCCGCAATCCGCTGACGGCCGACATACCCGGCCCCGGGCGGGGCAGCGGGCTGCGCGGGATACGCGAGCGGGCGGCCCTGCTCGGCGGCCGCGCGCACACCGGGCCCGACCGGGGTGACTGGCAGGTGCATGCCGAGCTGCCGCTTCGCTGA
- a CDS encoding response regulator, translating to MPVTVLLVDDEPLVRAGLRAVLEAQPDIEVVGEAADGAAVIPLVRQLRPDVVAMDVRMPLLDGIEATRAVLRTVEEPPKILVVTTFENDEYVYEALRAGADGFLLKRARPAEIVHAVRLVAEGESLLFPASVRQLAAQYGEEGGNRAARAAMERAQLTEREAEVLRLMARGLSNAEIAARLIVGTETVKSHVSAVLAKLGARDRTQAVIAAYESGFVAPG from the coding sequence ATGCCGGTCACCGTTCTCCTCGTCGACGACGAACCCCTCGTACGCGCCGGTCTGCGGGCGGTGCTCGAGGCGCAGCCCGACATCGAGGTCGTCGGCGAGGCGGCCGACGGGGCGGCGGTGATCCCCCTCGTACGGCAGCTGCGGCCCGACGTGGTCGCCATGGACGTACGGATGCCTCTGCTGGACGGCATCGAGGCCACGCGCGCGGTGCTGCGGACGGTCGAGGAGCCGCCGAAGATCCTCGTGGTGACGACGTTCGAGAACGACGAGTACGTGTACGAGGCGCTGCGGGCCGGTGCCGACGGGTTTCTGCTGAAGCGGGCCCGGCCGGCCGAGATCGTGCACGCGGTGCGGCTGGTCGCCGAGGGTGAGTCACTGCTGTTCCCGGCCTCGGTACGACAGCTGGCCGCCCAGTACGGCGAGGAGGGCGGCAACCGTGCCGCCCGGGCCGCGATGGAGCGGGCCCAGCTGACCGAGCGGGAGGCCGAGGTGCTGCGGCTGATGGCGCGCGGACTGTCCAACGCGGAGATCGCCGCGCGGTTGATCGTCGGCACGGAGACCGTGAAGTCACACGTCAGCGCCGTCCTGGCCAAGCTGGGAGCGCGGGACCGAACGCAGGCAGTGATCGCGGCGTACGAATCGGGGTTCGTCGCGCCGGGGTGA
- a CDS encoding hemolysin family protein: MTVVQLLIGLATLVVNAFFVGAEFALISVRRSQIEPYADQGDRRAKSVLWGLEHVSALMAAAQLGITLCTLVLGVVAEPAIAHLLEPVFHAVGVPKGAGHAVSFVIALTVATYLHMLLGEMVPKNIALAEPVRSALLLGPPLVTLARGLRPVIFAINAFANALLKLLRVETRDEVTATFSDAELARIVRDSGEAGLIDERARERLHDALELGRRPVRDVVLPLERVVYARVGVTPEQLETLSNESGFSRFPVVDEVRRIVGYLHVKDALDASPRDLPFPVRDMRPIARIRESTPLDDVLTAMRRSRTHLAAVLGEDGRLAGLVTMEDVLRELFGRQA, translated from the coding sequence ATGACCGTCGTCCAGTTGTTGATCGGTCTGGCGACTCTCGTCGTCAACGCGTTCTTCGTGGGCGCCGAGTTCGCGCTGATCTCGGTGCGGCGCAGCCAGATCGAGCCCTACGCCGACCAGGGCGACCGGCGTGCGAAGAGCGTGCTGTGGGGGCTGGAGCACGTCTCCGCGCTGATGGCGGCCGCGCAGCTCGGGATCACGTTGTGCACGCTGGTCCTGGGTGTGGTCGCGGAGCCGGCGATCGCGCATCTGCTGGAGCCGGTGTTCCACGCGGTGGGTGTGCCGAAGGGCGCGGGGCACGCGGTGTCCTTCGTGATCGCGCTGACCGTGGCGACCTATCTGCACATGCTGCTCGGCGAGATGGTCCCGAAGAACATCGCCCTCGCGGAGCCGGTGCGCAGCGCGCTGCTGCTCGGGCCGCCGCTGGTCACGCTGGCGCGCGGGCTGCGCCCGGTGATCTTCGCGATCAACGCCTTCGCGAACGCCCTGCTGAAGCTGCTGCGCGTGGAGACCAGGGACGAGGTCACGGCGACCTTCTCGGACGCCGAGCTGGCCCGGATCGTGCGGGACTCCGGCGAGGCGGGCCTGATCGACGAGCGGGCGCGGGAGCGGCTGCACGACGCGCTGGAACTGGGGCGACGGCCCGTGCGGGACGTGGTGCTGCCACTGGAAAGGGTCGTCTACGCGCGCGTGGGCGTCACACCGGAACAGCTGGAGACGCTCTCGAACGAGTCCGGGTTCTCACGGTTCCCGGTGGTGGACGAGGTGCGGCGGATCGTCGGCTACCTCCACGTCAAGGACGCTCTGGACGCCTCGCCGCGGGATCTGCCGTTCCCGGTGCGGGACATGCGGCCGATCGCGCGGATCCGGGAGAGCACACCGCTGGACGACGTACTGACGGCGATGCGGCGCAGCCGTACCCATCTGGCGGCGGTGCTCGGCGAGGACGGGCGGCTGGCGGGGCTGGTGACGATGGAGGACGTGCTGCGGGAACTGTTCGGACGGCAGGCGTGA
- a CDS encoding GntR family transcriptional regulator, whose protein sequence is MGTTQLETVPEPKYWHLKTVLSEALDSEFTVGEILPNERDLAARFGVARATLRQALEQLELEGRLQRRRGVGTTVAPPRVGVAVGTEQHAWPGAAGDDWQAVDCASAVPPAAVADALGTDREQPVHTVRRSRMTHGQPVAAELLYIPEASVPELSAIDTPSGAARARAVLRELQRLELESRENAVELGSARADDAKELDRLPGAPVLVVTTRYLAGGRTAAVSVATYRADTCRLTFGDSGAVEIHEGPERRAS, encoded by the coding sequence GTGGGGACCACGCAGCTCGAAACGGTGCCGGAACCGAAGTACTGGCATCTCAAGACGGTGCTCAGTGAGGCACTGGACTCCGAATTCACCGTGGGCGAGATCCTGCCGAACGAGCGCGATCTCGCCGCCCGTTTCGGCGTCGCCCGCGCCACGCTCCGCCAGGCTCTGGAGCAACTGGAGCTGGAAGGCAGGCTGCAGCGCCGCCGCGGCGTCGGTACGACCGTCGCGCCGCCGCGCGTGGGCGTGGCCGTCGGTACCGAGCAGCACGCCTGGCCCGGTGCGGCCGGGGACGACTGGCAGGCCGTCGACTGCGCCTCCGCGGTGCCGCCCGCGGCCGTCGCTGACGCCCTCGGGACCGACCGCGAGCAGCCGGTGCACACCGTGCGCCGCTCCCGGATGACCCACGGCCAGCCCGTCGCCGCCGAGCTGCTGTACATCCCCGAGGCGTCGGTGCCGGAGCTCTCCGCCATAGACACGCCGTCCGGGGCGGCACGCGCGCGTGCCGTGCTGCGCGAACTGCAGCGCCTGGAGCTGGAGAGCCGGGAGAACGCCGTCGAACTCGGCTCGGCCCGCGCGGACGACGCGAAGGAGCTGGACCGCCTGCCCGGGGCTCCGGTCCTCGTCGTCACCACCCGCTACCTGGCGGGGGGCCGCACCGCGGCCGTCTCGGTGGCCACCTACCGTGCGGACACCTGCCGGCTGACCTTCGGGGACTCCGGCGCGGTGGAGATCCACGAGGGCCCGGAACGCCGGGCCTCCTGA
- a CDS encoding GNAT family N-acetyltransferase: MTDLRIRAATPDDLDTVLAFWKQAAEGTSISDDRDGVERLVTRDPEALILAELDGELVGTVIAGFDGWRCHLYRLAVHPERRRRGIGAALLTAAEERFVRLGGRRGDAMVLVRNETAQHAWRAAGYAPEEQWGRWVKPFAG; the protein is encoded by the coding sequence ATGACCGACCTGCGGATACGGGCCGCGACGCCCGACGACCTCGACACCGTGCTGGCCTTCTGGAAGCAGGCCGCCGAGGGGACGAGCATCAGCGACGACCGGGACGGCGTGGAGCGGCTCGTCACCCGGGACCCCGAGGCGCTGATCCTCGCCGAACTCGACGGCGAACTGGTCGGCACGGTGATCGCGGGCTTCGACGGCTGGCGGTGTCATCTGTACCGGCTCGCGGTGCACCCGGAGCGCCGGCGGCGGGGCATCGGGGCGGCGCTGCTCACGGCCGCGGAGGAGCGGTTCGTACGGCTCGGCGGGCGGCGCGGGGACGCGATGGTGCTGGTGCGCAACGAAACGGCACAGCACGCGTGGCGCGCGGCGGGGTATGCGCCCGAGGAACAGTGGGGGCGATGGGTGAAACCCTTCGCAGGGTAG
- a CDS encoding ABC transporter ATP-binding protein: MTSIEVQALTKEFGPRRAVDDVTFRVLPGRVTGFLGPNGAGKSTTMRLVLGLDRPTSGTATIGGRAYVTLDEPLRHVGALLDAQAAHGSRSGRDHLRTLAASNRIPDRRVEEVLEQTGLASVARRRVKTYSLGMRQRLGIAAALLGDPGVVMLDEPSNGLDPEGIIWIRELLRRLAGEGRTVLVSSHLMNETASFADHLVVLGRGRLLADTPMREFIHARVRPGVRIRTTDPTALKSALARHGHDAVEHEDGHWAVQHARVDEIGAIVSAARVPLLELATQEATLEQAYLDLTATETEFTAQPQEA, encoded by the coding sequence ATGACCAGCATCGAAGTCCAAGCACTCACCAAGGAGTTCGGCCCCCGACGAGCCGTGGACGACGTCACCTTCAGGGTCCTGCCCGGCCGTGTCACCGGCTTCCTCGGGCCCAACGGCGCCGGAAAGTCCACCACCATGAGGCTCGTCCTCGGCCTCGACCGTCCGACCTCCGGGACGGCCACGATCGGCGGCCGCGCCTACGTCACACTCGACGAACCCCTGCGGCATGTGGGCGCCCTGCTCGACGCCCAGGCCGCGCACGGCTCCCGCTCCGGCCGCGACCACCTGCGCACGCTGGCGGCGAGCAACCGCATCCCCGACCGCCGGGTCGAGGAGGTGCTGGAGCAGACGGGGCTGGCCTCGGTCGCAAGGCGCCGTGTGAAGACGTACTCCCTGGGCATGCGGCAGCGGCTCGGCATCGCGGCCGCGCTGCTCGGCGACCCCGGCGTGGTCATGCTCGACGAGCCCTCGAACGGCCTCGACCCCGAAGGCATCATCTGGATCCGCGAGTTGCTGCGCCGGCTGGCCGGAGAGGGCCGCACGGTGTTGGTCTCCAGCCACCTCATGAACGAGACCGCGTCCTTCGCCGACCACCTCGTCGTCCTGGGCCGGGGGCGGCTGCTCGCCGACACACCGATGCGGGAGTTCATCCACGCACGCGTGCGGCCCGGCGTCCGCATCCGCACGACGGACCCCACCGCCCTCAAGAGCGCCCTCGCCCGGCACGGTCACGACGCCGTGGAGCACGAGGACGGGCACTGGGCCGTGCAGCACGCGCGCGTGGACGAGATCGGCGCCATCGTCTCCGCCGCGCGCGTGCCGCTCCTCGAACTAGCCACGCAGGAAGCCACTTTGGAACAGGCCTACCTGGATCTGACCGCGACCGAGACAGAGTTCACCGCACAGCCGCAGGAGGCCTGA
- the mug gene encoding G/U mismatch-specific DNA glycosylase yields the protein MTRFTPEELEAARDRLVPDVVADGLRVLFCGINPGLMTAATGHHFARPGNRFWPVLHLSGFTPRLLKPSEQQELLSYGLGITNVVARASARADELSAEEYREGGRLLAEKVARLRPRWLAVVGVTAYRAAFDDRKAKVGPQGRRIGKTRVWVLPNPSGLNAHWTAAPMAEEFARLRVAADG from the coding sequence ATGACGCGCTTCACCCCCGAGGAGTTGGAGGCCGCCCGCGACCGTCTTGTACCGGACGTGGTCGCGGACGGTCTCCGTGTACTGTTCTGCGGCATCAACCCCGGTCTGATGACGGCCGCGACAGGCCATCACTTCGCTCGGCCCGGCAACCGGTTCTGGCCGGTGCTTCATCTGTCCGGCTTCACCCCGAGGCTCCTGAAGCCGTCGGAGCAGCAGGAGTTGCTGTCGTACGGGCTCGGGATCACCAATGTCGTGGCGCGGGCGTCCGCGCGGGCGGACGAGCTGAGCGCCGAGGAGTATCGCGAGGGCGGGCGGCTGCTGGCCGAGAAGGTCGCGCGGCTCAGGCCCCGCTGGCTGGCCGTGGTGGGGGTCACCGCCTATCGCGCGGCCTTCGACGACAGGAAGGCGAAGGTCGGGCCGCAGGGGCGGAGGATCGGGAAGACGCGCGTGTGGGTGCTGCCGAATCCGAGTGGCCTCAACGCGCACTGGACGGCGGCGCCGATGGCCGAGGAGTTCGCCCGGCTCCGGGTGGCGGCGGACGGCTAG
- a CDS encoding DUF4326 domain-containing protein, with translation MHEYDPRLEHASADLVQVGRSRALACWCAPEPCHADVLAELAGYLS, from the coding sequence ATCCACGAGTACGACCCCCGCCTCGAACACGCGTCCGCCGACCTCGTCCAGGTCGGCCGCAGCAGGGCCCTGGCCTGCTGGTGCGCGCCCGAACCGTGTCACGCCGATGTGCTGGCGGAGCTCGCGGGTTACCTCTCGTAG
- a CDS encoding ROK family transcriptional regulator: MGRLTGGDPSLLRRINSAVVLHALRATDCATLTEVTRVTGLSRPTVEGVVEGLIESGLVVEKAADESVARRQGRPARRFRFRAEAGHLLGLDIGPHRVAALLSDLDGRVLGAVAKDVDETASADDRLERLRTAVAELLRRAGVARDSLWAVGVASPGIVEADGTIRLCAALPEWTGLRLGERLSRSFKCPVLVENDANAAAVAEHWKGSATESDDVVFVLAGLSPGAGSLIGGRLHRGYGGAAGEIGALHLLGREVTPETLLSTTDEPLHPLDEQAVAAVFAQAREGDQRARAAVDRFIQRLVHDVAALVLALDPELVVVGGWAAGLDGVLEPLRRELDRYCLRPPKVTLSLLGEAAVATGALRLALDHVEEQLFAVEGTVTARR; this comes from the coding sequence TTGGGGCGACTGACCGGCGGGGATCCCTCACTCCTGCGAAGAATCAATTCCGCGGTGGTACTGCACGCGCTGCGCGCCACGGACTGCGCGACGCTGACCGAGGTCACCCGGGTGACGGGTCTGTCCCGGCCGACGGTCGAGGGGGTCGTCGAGGGGCTCATCGAGAGCGGCCTGGTGGTCGAGAAGGCGGCGGACGAGAGCGTCGCCCGGCGGCAGGGACGGCCCGCGCGGCGATTCCGGTTCCGGGCCGAGGCCGGGCACCTGCTGGGCCTGGACATCGGGCCCCACCGGGTCGCCGCGCTCCTGTCCGACCTCGACGGCCGGGTGCTCGGCGCCGTCGCCAAGGACGTCGACGAGACGGCGTCCGCCGACGACCGTCTGGAGCGGCTGCGCACCGCGGTCGCCGAACTGCTGCGCCGGGCCGGGGTCGCGCGCGACTCCCTGTGGGCCGTGGGGGTCGCCTCGCCGGGCATCGTGGAGGCGGACGGGACCATACGGCTGTGCGCGGCGCTGCCCGAGTGGACGGGGCTGCGTCTCGGCGAGCGGCTGAGCCGTTCCTTCAAGTGCCCGGTACTGGTGGAGAACGACGCCAACGCGGCCGCGGTCGCCGAGCACTGGAAGGGCTCCGCCACCGAGTCCGACGACGTGGTGTTCGTGCTGGCCGGACTGAGTCCAGGGGCAGGTTCGCTGATCGGCGGGCGGTTGCACCGGGGGTACGGCGGGGCGGCCGGGGAGATCGGCGCGTTGCATCTGCTGGGCCGCGAGGTCACCCCCGAGACGCTGCTGTCCACCACGGACGAGCCTTTGCACCCGCTCGACGAGCAGGCGGTCGCCGCGGTCTTCGCACAGGCCCGTGAGGGCGACCAACGGGCCCGGGCGGCCGTGGACCGGTTCATCCAGCGGCTCGTCCACGACGTGGCGGCGCTCGTCCTGGCCCTCGACCCGGAACTCGTCGTGGTCGGCGGCTGGGCGGCCGGCCTGGACGGCGTACTGGAGCCGCTGCGGCGCGAGTTGGACCGCTACTGTCTGCGGCCGCCGAAGGTCACCCTGTCGCTCCTGGGCGAGGCGGCCGTGGCGACGGGTGCGCTGCGACTGGCTCTCGACCATGTGGAGGAGCAGCTGTTCGCGGTGGAGGGCACGGTCACGGCGCGGCGATGA